In one window of Spartinivicinus marinus DNA:
- the dnaE gene encoding DNA polymerase III subunit alpha, which translates to MSNNAPNFVHLRLHTEYSLIDGIVKIKPLIAETAAKGMPAVAVTDQMNLYALVKFYKAALASGIKPICGVDIWLENEEADASPLPMLLLIQNKEGYRNLTELISQAYQTNQHHDKAIIKKDWLKGKSAGLIAISGGKLSEIGCALLAGHQQQAESIVKEWQAIFPDRFYLELQRTGRENDEEYLHAAVALAEICHCPVVATNDVRFLHQEDFDAHEARVCIGESRVLDDPRRPRRYSEQQYLRSPEEMAEIFADIPEALTNTVEIAKRCTIEVQLGKYFLPEYPVPEGKTMDQFFREFSRQGLEERLALTLDPSTPDYENLHQQYIDRLNFELDIILQMGFPGYFLIVMDFIQWAKNNGVPVGPGRGSGAGSLVAYAQKITDLDPLEYDLLFERFLNPERVSMPDFDVDFCMDGRDRVIDYVAQNYGRDAVSQIITFGTMAAKAVVRDVARVQGKSYGLADKLSKMIPFEVGMTLSKAYEQEETIREFLAGDEAAQEIWEMALKLEGTTRNVGKHAGGVVIAPTKLTDFAPLYCDEEGHGLVTQFDKDDVEQAGLVKFDFLGLRTLTIIDWALETINKRRAIRSEAPIDISQINLGDELVFKLLQRAETTAVFQLESRGMKELIKRLLPSCFEDIIALVALFRPGPLQSGMVDDFINRKHGRATVEYPHPDLEPVLSNTYGVILYQEQVMQIAQVLANYSLGQADMLRRAMGKKKPEEMAKQREIFNKGASDNHIPAEQATYIFDLMEKFAGYGFNKSHSAAYALVSYQTAWLKAYFPAEFMAAVLSSDIHNTDKVVILIEECRSMKLNITPPNVNISEYKFIVSDQDDIVYGLGAIKGVGEGPIEAIVEARKAGGAFKDLFDFCKRIDGKKINKRVMEALVRSGALDRLGPARYQEKALLGKNRAVLFAAMEDALKAADQEAKSQDSGHGDLFGELIAETEQDCYEYYYNTYEWPDNQRLLGEKETLGLYLTGHPIDQYESEIRHIIRNRIVDLRPARESQYIAGLIVALRVMRNKRGQKMAFITLDDRTARIEVSVFSDQFEQYQQQLEKDALVIVEGEVSHDDYTNNLKVRAKSLANLTEARSKYARQLQLVISEQAFKPGFVENLATLLAEYKGQLPITIEYQKPDAKAKLILSDQWWIAPTDELIQALKKQYGKNSVELQYG; encoded by the coding sequence ATGTCTAATAACGCGCCAAATTTTGTTCATCTGCGATTACATACAGAGTATTCACTGATTGATGGCATTGTAAAAATTAAGCCTTTGATTGCTGAAACAGCAGCTAAAGGAATGCCGGCTGTTGCTGTGACAGATCAAATGAATTTGTATGCTTTAGTTAAGTTTTATAAAGCTGCGTTGGCTTCAGGGATTAAGCCTATCTGTGGTGTAGATATTTGGCTGGAAAATGAAGAAGCCGATGCTTCTCCATTACCAATGTTGCTATTAATACAAAATAAAGAAGGGTATCGTAATTTAACGGAACTGATTTCACAGGCTTATCAAACCAACCAGCATCATGACAAAGCCATAATCAAAAAGGATTGGCTTAAGGGTAAGTCGGCAGGATTAATTGCCATTTCTGGGGGCAAGCTCAGTGAGATTGGTTGTGCGCTACTGGCTGGCCATCAGCAGCAAGCTGAGTCAATAGTTAAAGAGTGGCAGGCAATTTTTCCTGATCGTTTTTATTTAGAGCTACAACGGACTGGGCGCGAAAATGATGAAGAATATTTACATGCTGCGGTAGCGCTGGCTGAAATTTGCCACTGTCCTGTTGTTGCAACCAATGATGTCCGTTTTTTACATCAAGAAGACTTTGATGCTCATGAGGCAAGGGTGTGTATTGGTGAGAGCAGAGTATTAGACGACCCCCGTCGTCCGCGACGGTACAGTGAACAACAGTATTTGCGCTCTCCTGAGGAAATGGCTGAGATTTTTGCTGATATTCCAGAAGCGCTGACCAATACAGTAGAAATTGCCAAACGTTGTACCATTGAGGTGCAGCTAGGTAAGTATTTCTTGCCAGAATATCCGGTGCCAGAAGGTAAAACCATGGATCAGTTTTTCCGTGAGTTTTCCCGTCAAGGGCTTGAAGAGCGTTTGGCTTTAACTTTAGATCCATCCACGCCAGACTATGAAAACCTGCACCAGCAGTATATTGATCGACTTAATTTCGAACTGGATATTATCCTACAGATGGGATTTCCCGGTTATTTCTTAATCGTGATGGACTTTATTCAGTGGGCGAAAAATAACGGCGTACCGGTAGGCCCTGGGCGAGGTTCGGGTGCAGGCTCGTTGGTGGCCTATGCTCAGAAAATTACTGATCTCGATCCATTAGAATATGACTTGCTATTTGAGCGGTTTTTGAATCCAGAGCGGGTGTCGATGCCTGACTTTGACGTTGACTTCTGTATGGATGGCCGGGACCGGGTCATTGATTATGTCGCGCAAAACTATGGTCGGGATGCAGTTTCCCAAATTATCACTTTTGGAACCATGGCTGCGAAAGCAGTAGTGCGAGATGTGGCAAGGGTGCAAGGTAAGTCCTATGGGTTAGCGGATAAACTGTCTAAAATGATTCCCTTCGAAGTAGGGATGACGTTATCTAAAGCCTATGAGCAAGAAGAAACCATTCGAGAGTTTTTAGCTGGCGATGAAGCCGCTCAAGAAATTTGGGAGATGGCCCTTAAGCTGGAAGGGACAACCCGTAATGTAGGGAAGCATGCTGGTGGTGTAGTGATTGCACCAACTAAACTCACAGACTTTGCTCCCCTTTATTGTGATGAAGAAGGTCATGGCTTAGTTACTCAGTTTGATAAAGATGATGTTGAGCAGGCTGGGTTGGTTAAGTTCGACTTTTTGGGGTTAAGAACCCTCACCATTATTGATTGGGCATTAGAAACAATTAATAAGCGTCGGGCGATTAGAAGTGAAGCACCCATTGATATTAGCCAGATAAATTTAGGCGATGAGTTAGTATTTAAATTGCTGCAGCGAGCGGAAACAACGGCAGTGTTTCAGCTTGAGTCCCGTGGGATGAAAGAACTGATTAAGCGTCTATTGCCTAGCTGTTTTGAAGATATTATCGCATTGGTAGCATTGTTTCGGCCAGGACCACTTCAGTCAGGGATGGTGGATGACTTTATTAATCGTAAGCATGGCCGTGCTACCGTCGAATATCCCCACCCTGATTTGGAACCAGTATTATCCAACACGTATGGTGTAATCCTATATCAGGAACAGGTTATGCAGATTGCCCAGGTGCTGGCTAATTACTCTTTAGGCCAGGCTGATATGCTTCGTCGAGCTATGGGTAAGAAAAAACCTGAAGAAATGGCCAAACAGCGGGAAATATTTAATAAGGGTGCATCGGACAATCACATTCCTGCAGAACAAGCGACTTATATTTTTGATTTGATGGAAAAGTTCGCAGGCTATGGATTTAACAAGTCTCACTCAGCTGCTTATGCGCTAGTTTCTTATCAAACAGCCTGGCTGAAAGCCTATTTCCCAGCAGAATTTATGGCTGCGGTGTTGTCTTCAGATATTCATAATACTGATAAAGTGGTGATTCTGATTGAAGAATGCCGCTCGATGAAGCTGAATATTACACCACCCAATGTGAATATCAGTGAATATAAATTTATCGTGAGCGATCAGGATGACATCGTTTATGGTTTAGGGGCAATTAAAGGCGTTGGAGAAGGCCCGATTGAAGCCATAGTTGAAGCACGAAAAGCTGGTGGTGCTTTTAAGGATCTATTTGATTTTTGTAAACGCATAGATGGTAAAAAAATTAATAAACGGGTGATGGAAGCTCTTGTACGTTCAGGGGCTTTGGACCGACTGGGCCCAGCTCGATATCAGGAAAAGGCATTGCTAGGTAAAAATCGAGCTGTCTTGTTCGCTGCTATGGAAGATGCGTTAAAAGCAGCTGATCAAGAAGCAAAAAGCCAGGACAGTGGTCATGGTGACTTGTTTGGTGAGCTAATAGCTGAAACTGAGCAAGACTGTTATGAGTATTACTATAACACCTATGAGTGGCCTGATAACCAGCGCTTGTTAGGAGAAAAAGAAACCCTTGGGCTGTATTTAACTGGTCACCCCATAGATCAGTATGAGTCTGAAATTAGACACATTATCAGAAATCGCATTGTTGATTTAAGACCAGCCCGAGAAAGCCAGTACATTGCAGGATTGATCGTTGCTTTGCGAGTCATGCGTAACAAGCGTGGCCAGAAAATGGCCTTTATCACTTTGGATGATCGTACTGCAAGAATTGAGGTCTCTGTATTCTCAGATCAATTTGAACAGTATCAGCAGCAACTGGAAAAAGATGCGTTAGTTATTGTAGAAGGTGAAGTGAGTCATGATGACTACACTAATAACCTGAAAGTACGTGCTAAATCGTTAGCTAATTTAACGGAAGCACGCAGCAAATATGCACGACAGCTTCAGTTAGTAATTTCAGAGCAAGCCTTTAAGCCAGGTTTTGTAGAGAATTTGGCTACCCTGTTGGCAGAATATAAAGGGCAGCTACCCATTACCATTGAATACCAAAAACCTGATGCGAAGGCTAAATTGATATTGTCTGATCAATGGTGGATAGCCCCAACTGATGAGCTAATTCAAGCGCTGAAAAAACAGTATGGAAAAAATTCAGTTGAGTTGCAGTATGGATAA
- a CDS encoding substrate-binding periplasmic protein: MLCPSPQQILQHRLVCLIVVLTLISISSQSVAHCSRIKVSGNPEYPPLLWRDRTNPKQLTGVSIALLKRAVEGLDIAIDAIYVGPWSRAQAKIKANELDMLAGAFLTVERTTYMEYVKPAYTQVANVVFVANGKGFKFKRWSDLKNKRGATLINNSFGQKFDQYAQDHLALYGVRSLEIAFKLLLAKRADYVVYELYPGLAYAKAMGINQEIRHFTNYINSEPLYYTFALKSPCLENNLTKHLSDFIQSQKNTRLEKELLEEYLQLWQNQAHLALDAPP; this comes from the coding sequence ATGCTTTGCCCTAGTCCACAACAAATATTACAACACCGACTAGTTTGCCTGATTGTTGTGCTGACTTTAATAAGTATTTCCAGTCAGTCTGTTGCTCACTGCTCCCGAATTAAAGTATCAGGCAACCCAGAATACCCACCATTATTGTGGCGAGATAGAACCAACCCTAAGCAGTTGACAGGGGTTAGTATTGCCCTGCTAAAGCGAGCAGTAGAAGGTTTAGATATAGCCATTGATGCCATTTATGTTGGCCCTTGGTCCCGAGCCCAAGCAAAAATCAAAGCCAATGAGCTGGATATGCTGGCAGGTGCCTTTCTAACTGTTGAACGCACTACTTATATGGAATATGTTAAGCCTGCATATACACAGGTTGCTAATGTTGTATTTGTAGCCAATGGCAAAGGCTTTAAATTTAAACGCTGGAGTGACCTTAAAAATAAGCGTGGTGCAACTTTAATAAACAACAGTTTTGGCCAAAAATTTGACCAGTATGCTCAGGATCACTTAGCCCTTTATGGTGTCCGATCCTTAGAAATTGCTTTTAAACTCTTACTTGCTAAGCGGGCAGACTATGTAGTCTATGAACTTTACCCCGGTCTTGCCTATGCAAAAGCTATGGGAATTAACCAAGAAATACGTCATTTCACTAATTATATTAACTCCGAGCCTTTATATTATACCTTTGCTTTAAAGTCTCCCTGCCTTGAAAACAACCTGACAAAACACTTGAGTGACTTTATTCAAAGCCAAAAAAATACTCGTTTAGAAAAAGAGCTATTAGAGGAGTACTTACAACTTTGGCAAAATCAAGCTCATTTAGCCTTGGATGCACCACCTTGA
- the rnhB gene encoding ribonuclease HII, with translation MSHFEVSWEVNQNQLIAGVDEVGRGPLCGAVVTAAVILDPSQPIEGLNDSKKLTDKKRDQLFDVIQQRALAWHIGRAEVEEIDQLNILHATMLAMQRAVLGLSVKPELVLIDGNRCPELPYPSQAVVKGDSQVQAIAAASILAKVTRDREMLVLDQQYPGYGLAKHKGYPTKAHLAALEKQGVAPIYRRSFKPVQRLLES, from the coding sequence ATGAGTCACTTTGAAGTAAGCTGGGAAGTTAATCAGAATCAATTAATTGCTGGTGTTGATGAGGTAGGCAGAGGTCCGTTATGTGGTGCTGTAGTCACTGCAGCTGTGATTTTAGATCCTAGTCAACCCATTGAAGGTTTAAATGATTCCAAAAAACTGACTGATAAAAAGCGTGATCAACTCTTTGACGTTATTCAGCAGCGAGCCTTAGCATGGCATATTGGTCGGGCAGAGGTTGAAGAAATTGATCAGCTCAATATTTTACATGCCACTATGCTGGCAATGCAGCGAGCAGTGTTAGGCTTGTCGGTTAAGCCAGAACTTGTACTTATTGATGGTAATCGTTGTCCAGAGCTTCCTTATCCTAGTCAGGCTGTTGTTAAAGGTGATTCTCAAGTGCAGGCTATTGCTGCAGCATCCATTTTGGCCAAAGTGACTCGGGACAGGGAAATGCTTGTGTTGGATCAGCAGTATCCTGGCTATGGTTTAGCTAAGCATAAAGGCTATCCTACTAAAGCACATTTGGCGGCTCTTGAAAAACAGGGGGTAGCACCTATTTATCGGCGCTCATTTAAGCCTGTCCAAAGACTACTGGAAAGCTAA
- the lpxB gene encoding lipid-A-disaccharide synthase encodes MTDLNYPFYQGPLRVGIVAGEASGDILGASLIKSLKKRFPTAVFEGIGGPLMEAEGFRSHVPMERLSVMGLVEVLGRLRELLGVRKQLFNYFTQTPPHIFIGIDAPDFNLELEYKLKQAGITTVHYVSPSVWAWRQGRVKKIAQSVDHMLTLLPFEAAFYQQYQVPVTFVGHPLADEIPLQSDQAAARQQLQLPANDPVIALLPGSRGSEIKQLGQLFLATFQRCLEQYPSASAVLPCANDARKKQLEALLNLSENAAVKNRVKLIDGQADQAMVAADTVLVASGTATLQGMLLKRPMVMAYRLAPITYQVLRWLVKAPYVALPNLLAERQVMPEFIQTAATVENLAQATLANLAGSNDWVQTEALFLKLHQELRCQASEKAAHVVSQMIADQFIK; translated from the coding sequence ATGACAGACCTGAACTATCCATTTTATCAAGGCCCCTTGCGAGTCGGGATTGTGGCTGGTGAAGCCTCTGGTGATATTTTGGGGGCGAGTTTAATTAAGTCATTAAAAAAGCGCTTCCCAACGGCCGTATTTGAGGGTATCGGTGGTCCGTTAATGGAAGCGGAAGGTTTCCGTAGTCATGTGCCTATGGAGCGCCTTTCTGTTATGGGACTGGTTGAAGTACTTGGCCGGTTGCGGGAACTGCTAGGTGTGCGTAAACAGCTGTTCAATTATTTTACTCAAACGCCGCCGCACATCTTTATCGGTATAGATGCACCTGACTTTAATCTAGAACTTGAGTATAAGCTAAAGCAGGCTGGTATCACTACTGTCCACTATGTCAGTCCTTCAGTGTGGGCTTGGCGTCAAGGGCGAGTCAAGAAAATTGCTCAGTCAGTGGATCACATGCTGACTTTACTGCCATTTGAGGCTGCTTTTTATCAGCAATACCAAGTACCTGTTACCTTCGTTGGACACCCGTTAGCGGATGAAATTCCTCTTCAAAGTGATCAGGCTGCAGCTAGACAGCAATTACAATTACCAGCCAATGATCCTGTAATTGCACTATTGCCTGGTAGTCGTGGTTCAGAAATAAAACAGTTGGGTCAGTTGTTTTTAGCTACTTTTCAGCGGTGTTTAGAGCAGTATCCGAGTGCTAGTGCCGTGCTACCTTGTGCTAATGATGCCAGAAAAAAACAGCTCGAAGCACTGCTTAATTTATCAGAAAATGCAGCCGTTAAAAATCGAGTAAAGCTGATTGATGGGCAAGCGGATCAGGCAATGGTTGCTGCAGATACTGTGTTAGTAGCCTCTGGTACCGCGACTTTGCAAGGCATGTTATTGAAAAGGCCTATGGTAATGGCTTATCGACTAGCCCCCATCACTTATCAGGTTTTACGCTGGTTAGTAAAAGCACCTTATGTCGCGCTGCCTAATTTACTAGCAGAACGACAGGTGATGCCAGAGTTTATTCAAACAGCAGCCACTGTCGAGAATTTAGCACAAGCTACTTTAGCAAATCTGGCTGGTAGTAATGATTGGGTGCAAACGGAAGCATTGTTTTTAAAGCTTCATCAAGAGTTACGTTGCCAAGCTAGTGAAAAGGCAGCCCATGTGGTTAGTCAGATGATAGCGGATCAATTTATAAAATGA
- the lpxA gene encoding acyl-ACP--UDP-N-acetylglucosamine O-acyltransferase — MIDSRAVIDPKAKVAEGVEVGPWSYIGPEVEIGPGSIIHSHVVIKGPTRIGKNNRIFQFASVGEDCQDKKYQGEPTRLEIGDNNIIREGCTIHRGTVQDNSVTIIGNNNLFMAYVHVGHDSVIEDDCIFANNAAIAGHVKVGRGAILGGYTTVHQFCLVGAYSMSAAHTAVFKDMPAFVMVSGNPAEAHGMNFEGMRRRQYSPELIKILRQAYKVVYRQGLTLDEALAKLLVLEKGYAEVSVFIKSLQASTRGITR; from the coding sequence TTGATTGATTCACGAGCTGTCATTGACCCCAAAGCAAAAGTAGCAGAGGGTGTTGAGGTTGGACCCTGGAGTTACATCGGGCCGGAAGTTGAAATTGGACCTGGTTCAATTATTCATTCCCATGTTGTCATTAAAGGACCCACCCGGATTGGCAAGAATAACCGAATCTTTCAATTTGCCTCAGTTGGTGAAGATTGTCAGGACAAAAAATATCAAGGTGAGCCGACTCGCCTGGAAATTGGTGATAATAATATTATTCGAGAAGGCTGTACTATTCATAGAGGTACTGTTCAGGATAATAGTGTCACCATCATTGGTAACAACAATTTATTCATGGCTTATGTTCATGTGGGCCATGACAGTGTTATCGAAGATGATTGTATTTTCGCAAATAATGCAGCAATTGCTGGCCATGTTAAAGTAGGGCGTGGGGCAATTTTAGGTGGCTATACCACTGTACATCAGTTTTGTCTGGTAGGTGCTTATAGTATGTCTGCTGCTCATACTGCGGTATTTAAAGATATGCCTGCCTTTGTAATGGTGAGTGGAAACCCGGCTGAAGCCCATGGAATGAATTTTGAGGGTATGCGACGCAGGCAGTATTCACCAGAGCTGATTAAAATACTTCGGCAAGCCTATAAAGTGGTGTATCGACAAGGGCTCACTTTAGATGAAGCCTTGGCGAAGCTGTTAGTGCTGGAAAAGGGCTATGCTGAGGTATCTGTATTCATAAAGTCACTCCAGGCCTCAACTCGGGGAATCACCCGGTAA
- the fabZ gene encoding 3-hydroxyacyl-ACP dehydratase FabZ, with amino-acid sequence MMRVEEIKEFLPQRYPFLLVDRVVDLDLDAKTIKCYKNVSVNEDFFNGHFPQHPIMPGVLIVEAMAQAAGILGFKMSGKQREDNHVYYFAGADKVRFKQPVVPGDQLVLNATYKTEKRGIWKFYCEAVVDGKMVSSAEITCAKKEL; translated from the coding sequence ATGATGCGCGTTGAAGAAATTAAAGAGTTTTTGCCTCAAAGGTATCCGTTTTTGTTGGTTGACCGGGTGGTTGATCTAGATCTGGATGCTAAAACCATTAAGTGCTACAAAAATGTTTCAGTAAATGAAGATTTCTTCAATGGTCACTTCCCGCAGCATCCGATAATGCCTGGTGTACTTATTGTTGAGGCGATGGCTCAGGCGGCAGGTATTTTAGGGTTTAAAATGAGTGGTAAACAGCGAGAAGATAACCATGTGTATTATTTCGCTGGCGCTGATAAAGTAAGATTCAAGCAGCCTGTTGTACCTGGTGATCAACTGGTATTAAACGCTACCTATAAAACAGAAAAGCGTGGTATATGGAAGTTTTATTGTGAAGCTGTAGTTGATGGAAAAATGGTGAGTTCCGCTGAAATAACTTGTGCAAAAAAGGAACTCTAG
- the lpxD gene encoding UDP-3-O-(3-hydroxymyristoyl)glucosamine N-acyltransferase: MASERTFSLQVIADHLEAELQGDPSYLISGIATLQQATSRDLSFLANPTYKKYLPDSQAGAILLAPDEADDFEGNALVLNNPYLGYAKISHWFSVQAQPAGYIHPSAVIANTAKIASSASIGANAVVEADVIIGENVAVGAGVVIGQASEIGADSYLAANVTVCHGVLVGERVTIHSGAVIGADGFGFAHYNNEWHKIAQLGGVIIGNDAEIGANTTIDRGALDNTVIGCGVKLDNLIQIAHNVVIGDNTAVAGCVGISGSTKVGKNCTIAGGSGLAGHLTIADNVHITAMALVTKSIREPGSYSSGAGSSMPTAEWKKLVVRYRQLDKLAKRIKTLEQQLSAGA, translated from the coding sequence ATGGCATCAGAGCGTACTTTTTCCTTGCAAGTTATTGCAGATCACCTTGAGGCAGAGCTTCAAGGTGATCCTAGCTATTTAATCTCAGGAATTGCTACTTTACAGCAAGCAACGTCAAGAGATTTATCTTTTCTAGCAAACCCCACTTACAAGAAATATCTGCCAGATAGCCAAGCAGGTGCAATATTACTTGCACCTGATGAAGCGGATGATTTTGAAGGTAATGCTTTAGTCCTGAATAACCCTTATTTAGGCTATGCTAAAATTTCTCATTGGTTTAGTGTGCAAGCACAGCCAGCAGGTTACATTCATCCCAGCGCGGTTATTGCTAACACTGCAAAAATTGCAAGTTCAGCATCTATTGGTGCTAATGCAGTTGTGGAAGCAGATGTCATCATTGGTGAAAATGTTGCTGTTGGAGCAGGTGTAGTGATTGGCCAAGCCTCTGAAATTGGTGCTGATAGTTATCTTGCCGCCAATGTGACAGTTTGTCATGGTGTTTTAGTAGGTGAGCGAGTGACCATTCATAGTGGTGCTGTTATTGGTGCTGATGGGTTTGGCTTTGCTCACTATAACAATGAGTGGCATAAAATCGCCCAGTTAGGTGGTGTAATTATTGGCAACGACGCAGAAATAGGGGCAAATACGACTATCGATCGAGGCGCATTGGATAATACAGTGATAGGCTGTGGCGTTAAGTTAGATAATCTGATCCAAATTGCCCACAATGTTGTCATTGGAGATAATACTGCAGTTGCAGGCTGTGTTGGTATTTCTGGCAGTACAAAAGTCGGAAAAAACTGTACAATAGCCGGCGGCTCGGGTTTAGCTGGCCACTTGACTATTGCAGATAATGTCCATATCACCGCAATGGCGCTAGTCACCAAATCAATTCGTGAGCCAGGCTCATACTCTTCTGGGGCGGGTAGCTCAATGCCTACCGCAGAATGGAAAAAGCTTGTGGTTCGCTATCGTCAGCTGGATAAGTTGGCCAAGCGAATTAAAACACTAGAGCAACAGCTAAGCGCTGGCGCTTAA
- a CDS encoding OmpH family outer membrane protein: MVKKLIGMVFAGFVFASLAPVTMAEVKVAVVDYQKALNQSDAAKKYLKQLENKFSSKVNNLKRLEADAKRINAKLKKDAAAMSNTERGKLQLELKRKAEDYQIQTKEFQAEKNKADREQFKKLKPKLDKAITEVAKANGYDLVLNRATAFYINPKHDITLKVIQKLNTYR; this comes from the coding sequence TTGGTCAAAAAGCTAATCGGAATGGTGTTTGCCGGGTTTGTGTTTGCTTCATTGGCGCCTGTCACTATGGCTGAAGTTAAAGTAGCTGTAGTGGACTATCAAAAAGCACTTAATCAGTCAGATGCTGCTAAAAAATACTTGAAACAACTAGAAAACAAATTTAGTAGCAAGGTTAACAACTTGAAAAGGTTGGAGGCTGATGCCAAGAGAATTAATGCTAAACTTAAGAAAGATGCTGCTGCCATGAGTAATACTGAGCGTGGCAAATTACAGCTTGAGCTAAAGCGGAAAGCTGAAGACTACCAAATTCAAACTAAAGAATTTCAGGCTGAAAAAAATAAAGCAGATCGCGAGCAGTTTAAAAAGCTAAAGCCAAAGCTGGACAAAGCAATTACAGAAGTGGCAAAAGCAAATGGCTATGATCTTGTTTTAAATCGTGCAACAGCATTCTATATTAATCCAAAACATGATATAACTCTCAAAGTAATCCAGAAACTTAATACCTACCGTTAA